A window of the Lactuca sativa cultivar Salinas chromosome 5, Lsat_Salinas_v11, whole genome shotgun sequence genome harbors these coding sequences:
- the LOC111908408 gene encoding uncharacterized protein LOC111908408 encodes MDEVKKVVLNENCSAAMLNKLPKKKGDPRSLTLPCQFENFATIYTLADSGASVNLMPNLFFKKLDLSKPRPIRKEIHLANKMVTFPRGVYEDLLVKVDKFVFPTNFIVLDMEADPQVPIILGSPFLNTASAIVDMRDSKLTLRVGEELVTFGVDQAMKHARNSDDTTFSVDMLEELMEEWKEDEPN; translated from the coding sequence ATGGATGAGGTGAAGAAAGTGGTCTTAAATGAAAATTGTTCAGCTGCCATGTTGAACAAATTGCCTAAGAAGAAGGGTGATCCAAGAAGCTTAACCTTACCTTGTCAATTCGAAAACTTTGCTACTATTTACACATTGGCTGATTCGGGGGCAAGTGTAAATCTCATGCCAAACTTATTCTTCAAAAAATTAGATCTTTCGAAGCCAAGGCCAATTCGAAAGGAAATTCACTTAGCAAATAAAATGGTCACATTTCCAAGGGGAGTATACGAAGATCTATTGGTTAAAGTTGATAAGTTTGTGTTCCCCACGAATTTCATAGTACTAGACATGGAAGCAGACCCTCAAGTTCCAATCATACTTGGAAGTCCTTTCCTCAACACCGCGAGTGCTATAGTTGACATGCGAGATTCTAAACTTACTCTTCGGGTGGGAGAAGAATTAGTTACATTTGGAGTTGATCAAGCTATGAAGCATGCAAGGAATAGTGATGACACAACATTCTCGGTTGATATGTTGGAAGAGTTAATGGAGGAATGGAAAGAAGACGAGCCAAACTAG